In one Candidatus Eisenbacteria bacterium genomic region, the following are encoded:
- a CDS encoding TolC family protein — MRIDRDHFAAPSLRTVMGVSRMNWGRNWTLVLLALTLPAAVFTPAAGQTKAPPEASRPAAAADTIQLAPTTAAESLLTSSTVPAGERWSLARCVQTALERNADIRTAHARSRQASGSALGGWSGILPSVTTEASYTQIRPDKARSQLFDPSGTFLGVNTKQEFTTLSATASSNVISAASIVEKRRRDHVHRGSEFDEIETRNQVVYQVKQQYFVLLKADRLAQVARETEKLARDEETRADALFQVGTVARGDVLKARARRATTQGDRLKAESQVEIQAAKLGQIIGVRPGQRIVPDPKVEEGIVIPDSAAAIRLAIAARPRLESAKAAESAARSNLFGARAVRLPSVTATVTVDRSRIDETVQGPFGDFSPTRYATEWQGSLRASLPIFDGLAIEGRVRQAKGAMLEAESQRRQRELDVAVEVQQAWLTLREAVQRIDVAREGLTSAEEDYKFSKGRYELGAGTYLDLLTSEVGLATARQSLVEAAADARIAEAGLEFAVGAKRY, encoded by the coding sequence ATGCGTATTGATCGGGATCACTTTGCGGCGCCGTCGCTTCGAACCGTCATGGGGGTAAGTCGGATGAACTGGGGAAGAAATTGGACGCTGGTGCTCCTCGCGCTCACCTTGCCGGCGGCGGTGTTCACGCCGGCAGCCGGGCAGACCAAGGCGCCGCCCGAAGCCTCGCGGCCCGCCGCTGCCGCGGACACCATCCAGCTTGCCCCCACGACCGCGGCCGAAAGCCTCCTGACCTCATCGACCGTCCCCGCAGGCGAGCGGTGGAGCCTCGCCCGCTGCGTCCAGACCGCCCTGGAGCGGAACGCGGACATTCGGACGGCGCACGCGCGTTCGCGCCAGGCAAGCGGGTCGGCGCTCGGGGGCTGGAGCGGGATCCTCCCGTCGGTCACGACCGAGGCGTCGTACACGCAGATTCGGCCCGACAAGGCACGCTCGCAGCTGTTCGATCCGTCGGGCACGTTCCTCGGCGTGAACACGAAGCAGGAGTTCACCACGCTTAGCGCGACCGCGTCGTCGAACGTGATCAGCGCCGCTTCGATCGTGGAGAAGCGGCGCCGGGATCACGTGCATCGAGGAAGCGAGTTCGACGAGATCGAGACGCGGAACCAGGTCGTCTACCAGGTGAAGCAGCAATATTTCGTCCTGCTGAAGGCCGATCGGCTGGCCCAAGTGGCGCGGGAGACCGAGAAGCTCGCGCGCGACGAGGAGACGCGGGCCGACGCGCTCTTCCAGGTGGGCACGGTGGCGCGGGGGGACGTGCTCAAGGCTCGGGCCCGGCGCGCGACGACGCAGGGCGACCGGTTGAAAGCCGAGAGTCAGGTCGAGATCCAGGCCGCGAAGCTGGGGCAGATCATCGGAGTCCGGCCCGGGCAGCGAATCGTCCCCGATCCGAAAGTAGAGGAGGGGATCGTGATCCCCGATTCCGCCGCCGCGATCCGACTGGCGATCGCGGCACGGCCGCGTCTCGAGAGCGCGAAGGCGGCGGAGAGCGCCGCTCGGTCAAACCTCTTCGGCGCGCGGGCCGTGCGGCTCCCGTCGGTCACAGCGACGGTCACCGTCGACCGGTCTCGGATCGACGAGACGGTCCAAGGGCCGTTCGGGGATTTCAGTCCCACCCGCTACGCCACGGAGTGGCAGGGCTCGCTGAGGGCGTCGCTGCCGATCTTCGACGGTCTCGCGATCGAAGGCAGGGTGCGCCAGGCAAAGGGGGCGATGCTCGAGGCGGAATCGCAGCGGCGTCAACGGGAGCTGGACGTGGCGGTCGAAGTGCAGCAGGCGTGGCTCACGCTGCGCGAGGCGGTCCAGCGGATCGACGTGGCGCGCGAAGGGCTCACCTCGGCCGAGGAGGACTACAAGTTCTCGAAGGGCCGCTACGAGCTCGGCGCGGGGACGTACCTCGACCTCCTGACCTCGGAGGTCGGGCTGGCCACCGCCCGCCAGAGCTTGGTGGAGGCGGCGGCGGACGCCAGGATCGCCGAGGCGGGGCTCGAGTTCGCGGTCGGGGCGAAGCGGTACTAG
- a CDS encoding energy transducer TonB, whose amino-acid sequence MTAATVPPPSWIPIGAPEIRANARRFFSRALAISGVGHLAVLGGVLWLQARSVETQPTWYKTAIHVMPVPPTDLPPPPVMPPSERPTTNPTDNGVFKPVQWDPPTLDNPSRNVKAIGNDTRREPPSSAPPPSGEPSGEPAVDGNPSEGAFVAFDQPPVPIYRPAPDYPDWAREQGIQGRVVLHVLVGRDGQVTRITVLRDVSGLTDAAREAIARWRFHPALSGRNPVAVWVEIPIEFKL is encoded by the coding sequence ATGACCGCCGCGACCGTCCCTCCCCCCAGCTGGATTCCGATCGGTGCCCCGGAGATTCGCGCGAACGCCCGCCGGTTTTTCAGCCGTGCGTTGGCGATCTCAGGTGTTGGGCATCTAGCAGTCCTCGGTGGCGTCCTCTGGCTCCAAGCGCGCTCTGTCGAGACGCAACCAACCTGGTACAAGACGGCGATCCACGTCATGCCGGTCCCGCCGACCGACCTGCCGCCTCCGCCGGTCATGCCGCCCTCCGAGCGCCCCACGACGAATCCGACCGACAATGGCGTGTTCAAGCCCGTCCAATGGGATCCGCCCACGCTCGATAACCCGAGCCGGAACGTGAAGGCGATCGGGAACGACACGAGGAGGGAGCCGCCTTCCTCCGCGCCGCCACCCAGCGGCGAGCCCAGCGGCGAGCCCGCGGTCGACGGGAATCCCTCGGAAGGAGCATTCGTCGCCTTCGACCAACCGCCCGTTCCCATCTACCGCCCCGCACCCGATTATCCCGACTGGGCGCGCGAGCAGGGGATCCAGGGCCGCGTCGTGTTGCACGTCCTCGTGGGCCGGGACGGGCAGGTCACGCGGATCACGGTGTTGCGCGATGTCTCGGGCCTGACCGACGCCGCGCGGGAAGCGATCGCCCGGTGGCGCTTTCACCCGGCCCTCTCCGGGCGGAACCCCGTCGCCGTATGGGTCGAGATTCCAATCGAGTTCAAGCTTTGA
- a CDS encoding energy transducer TonB has product MTSTVASTVFERVPIGAADLKANSQRMFRKGLLISAGIHLAIIGIYMLTQIWHPPDEAAYTGRVIKMQTLPPPPPLSSAPPPPVIPINQEIVKPTIGTPVPVPDAQAPEQTIMTQQELSQALSPVGLGTAGKDSLVIASDELPGEGEFVYYEDEPVPVTQVTPKYPEMARDAQVQGRVVLHVLVGKDGRVKNVKVIRSVKMLDEAAVAAIKQWVFKPALSNNKPVAVWVEVPMDFHF; this is encoded by the coding sequence GTGACCTCCACCGTCGCTTCGACCGTGTTCGAGCGTGTCCCGATCGGAGCCGCCGATCTCAAGGCGAACTCGCAGCGGATGTTCCGGAAGGGGCTCCTCATTTCCGCCGGAATCCATCTGGCGATCATCGGAATCTACATGCTGACCCAGATCTGGCACCCGCCGGACGAGGCCGCCTACACGGGACGCGTGATCAAGATGCAGACCCTGCCGCCGCCGCCGCCGCTCTCCTCGGCGCCGCCTCCGCCGGTGATCCCGATCAATCAGGAGATCGTGAAGCCCACGATCGGAACGCCGGTCCCGGTTCCGGATGCGCAGGCGCCCGAACAGACCATCATGACCCAGCAGGAGCTCTCGCAGGCCCTCTCTCCGGTCGGCTTGGGTACCGCCGGCAAGGACAGCCTCGTCATCGCCTCGGATGAGCTGCCGGGCGAAGGGGAGTTCGTGTATTACGAGGACGAGCCGGTGCCCGTAACCCAGGTGACGCCCAAGTATCCCGAGATGGCGCGCGACGCCCAGGTTCAGGGCCGCGTCGTGCTCCACGTCCTCGTCGGAAAGGATGGGCGGGTCAAGAACGTCAAGGTGATCCGAAGCGTGAAGATGCTCGACGAAGCCGCAGTTGCCGCCATCAAGCAGTGGGTCTTCAAGCCGGCGCTCAGCAACAACAAGCCGGTGGCCGTGTGGGTGGAAGTGCCGATGGACTTCCACTTCTAG
- a CDS encoding biopolymer transporter ExbD, with the protein MGAVDTPEAGVKHKKGGLRKRAPKRIGVKIDMTPMVDVAFLLLIFFMCTTVFRKPQALEINLPPDPKAKVEIAESNVFTLRVVAPADTTQGGVRAFWTLAKAPPKEAKFDELEAIFAAEGKKNPKLVVLVKIDRTVKYKYMVNIIDQLQFAELNRFSLAPLDDADRKEIAGL; encoded by the coding sequence ATGGGTGCCGTAGACACCCCTGAAGCTGGCGTAAAACACAAAAAGGGCGGACTTCGGAAGAGGGCGCCGAAGCGCATCGGGGTCAAGATCGACATGACCCCGATGGTCGACGTCGCGTTCCTCCTGCTCATCTTCTTCATGTGCACCACGGTATTCCGCAAGCCGCAGGCGCTCGAGATCAACCTCCCGCCGGACCCCAAAGCCAAGGTCGAGATCGCGGAGTCGAACGTGTTCACACTCCGGGTGGTCGCACCCGCGGACACGACGCAGGGAGGGGTCCGCGCGTTCTGGACGCTGGCCAAGGCCCCGCCCAAGGAGGCGAAGTTCGATGAGCTCGAGGCGATCTTCGCGGCGGAAGGAAAGAAGAATCCCAAGCTGGTGGTCCTCGTGAAGATCGATCGGACCGTGAAGTACAAGTACATGGTGAACATCATCGACCAGCTGCAGTTCGCCGAGCTGAATCGATTCTCCTTGGCGCCGCTCGACGACGCGGACAGGAAGGAGATCGCGGGTCTGTGA
- a CDS encoding biopolymer transporter ExbD: protein MAAKKMKRIGVKIDMTPMVDVAFLLLIFFMSTSQFDPPQKVPIALPDSHSNLKVPESDVLILGISKDNKLYWQVGKNPQQETDMVSLEQLVLDQRHRNPRLRVAIKADKDSEYGTMEDVMAIMQKTNTITFELVTELVASKKSAMR, encoded by the coding sequence ATGGCTGCGAAGAAGATGAAGCGGATCGGCGTCAAGATCGACATGACGCCGATGGTCGACGTGGCCTTCCTGCTGCTGATTTTCTTCATGTCGACGTCGCAGTTCGATCCGCCCCAGAAGGTGCCGATCGCCCTCCCGGATAGCCATTCCAATCTCAAGGTGCCCGAGTCGGATGTGCTGATTCTGGGAATATCCAAGGACAACAAGCTGTATTGGCAGGTGGGGAAGAACCCTCAGCAGGAAACCGACATGGTGAGCCTGGAGCAGCTGGTCTTGGATCAGCGCCATCGCAACCCCCGGCTCCGCGTGGCCATTAAGGCGGACAAGGACTCGGAATACGGGACGATGGAAGACGTCATGGCCATCATGCAGAAGACGAATACGATCACGTTCGAACTCGTCACGGAGCTGGTGGCGAGCAAGAAGTCGGCAATGAGGTAG
- a CDS encoding MotA/TolQ/ExbB proton channel family protein → MRQGLFITIVAVAALAISIVIYMFLPEYIKSGGPLVALLIMLSIMSVTLVFERLFTISRARGKDPIPTFMRNVRKKIDTMDIEGAADLCSKQRGSLANVLRAGLDRYLLVRTAPIDRQAKLQEVQKAMEEANMLEVPLLERNLIALATIASIATMVGLLGTVIGMIRSFSALGHTGSVDAVKLAVGISEALINTAGGLFVAIFSIVLYNVFVTMIDNFNYMMDEATLEVVEVLALKEATK, encoded by the coding sequence GTGAGACAAGGCTTATTCATCACGATCGTCGCCGTGGCCGCCCTGGCCATCTCCATCGTCATCTACATGTTTCTCCCGGAGTACATCAAGTCGGGCGGACCGCTGGTGGCGCTGCTCATCATGCTTTCGATCATGTCCGTGACGCTCGTGTTCGAGCGCCTCTTCACGATTTCCCGCGCGAGGGGCAAGGATCCGATCCCGACCTTCATGCGCAACGTTCGGAAGAAGATCGACACCATGGACATCGAGGGCGCCGCGGACCTCTGCTCGAAGCAGCGGGGCTCGTTGGCGAACGTGCTCCGGGCCGGCCTCGACCGCTATCTGCTCGTGCGCACCGCGCCGATCGATCGCCAGGCCAAGCTCCAAGAGGTTCAGAAGGCGATGGAGGAGGCGAACATGCTCGAGGTTCCGCTTCTCGAGCGGAATTTGATCGCTCTCGCCACGATCGCTTCGATCGCGACGATGGTCGGTCTTCTCGGAACGGTGATCGGAATGATCCGGTCGTTCTCGGCGCTGGGACACACCGGATCGGTGGACGCGGTCAAGCTCGCGGTCGGGATCTCCGAGGCGCTCATCAACACCGCCGGCGGTCTCTTCGTCGCCATCTTCTCGATCGTGCTCTACAACGTGTTCGTCACGATGATCGACAATTTCAACTACATGATGGACGAGGCGACCCTCGAGGTCGTCGAGGTGTTGGCGCTGAAGGAGGCGACGAAGTAG
- a CDS encoding STAS domain-containing protein: MSLDVRTSGDVTILTPKGMLLGGKETDELAAKIKELSEAGNKKLLINLGQTTFMNSVSLGVLIAGHSNYAKRSAQMKLCAVDKKIQNIFVVTKLSLVFDVYDSCDEASKSFK; the protein is encoded by the coding sequence ATGAGCTTGGATGTCCGGACCTCGGGTGACGTCACGATCCTCACGCCGAAGGGAATGCTCTTGGGCGGCAAGGAGACGGACGAGCTGGCGGCCAAGATCAAGGAGCTGAGCGAGGCGGGAAACAAGAAACTGCTGATCAACCTGGGGCAGACCACGTTCATGAACTCGGTCTCGCTGGGAGTGCTCATCGCGGGTCATTCGAATTACGCGAAGCGCAGCGCGCAGATGAAGCTTTGCGCCGTGGACAAGAAGATCCAGAACATCTTCGTCGTGACGAAGCTCTCGCTCGTCTTCGACGTGTACGACAGCTGCGATGAGGCTTCGAAGAGCTTCAAGTAA
- a CDS encoding tetratricopeptide repeat protein gives MKLVRYLVPATILVLALATPPAWALSSGDLIKQGISMLREGKIRESLDLFSKAQKLDPNSPKPHYYLASALERFGTPEGADSALVEYQTALKLNPKYPEALTGLGKLLRKTGKKEEGTAKLEDAVKYDPKDPAALYALGQSYLEDKRYDDAAKVFRKGTLLKQGRALFLAGLALALEGKGDLKQAEEVFIRARETDPNNLRVRVDLGGFYMRKKIPVLAAPEYGRATELDPKNPEYHYLYGKALVGMNEFNAGLTAFIAATQQDSTYAPAYLESGRLFYRAKRYKEAADNFKVYTGLVPDDYQGYLESGRALSNSRDSNDKVEAVITLTKANEMKPGVPEVLGALCKLYAEQGEAGRDSALAYCDQYASATDSLTAEENLRVGTLFVAAGDSAKAFEHLTRALAQDSTLTKDGNFQLGFLYFSRQDFASAAPYFERTLQADSVFVPALLNLALSRLQLGDKAKAIEILRRSLAVNPKDVRAMIWIGQTMLTMEPDSLPVALETYRAAIAADSANADAYRGAGLALLLMDNCSEALGLFQKATELTPDHVQGHIWLGQTYSKCRDQNKAKFEFNKALEIDPTNREASRGLEIIRKWEEQQLQRKGAKSTGAGAKPSGAGASTP, from the coding sequence GTGAAGCTCGTCCGCTATCTCGTGCCCGCCACGATCCTCGTGCTCGCCCTGGCGACCCCTCCGGCGTGGGCTCTCTCCTCGGGAGACCTAATCAAGCAGGGGATCTCCATGCTCCGGGAGGGAAAGATCCGGGAATCGCTCGACCTCTTCAGCAAGGCCCAGAAGCTCGATCCAAACAGCCCGAAGCCGCACTACTACCTCGCGTCCGCCCTCGAGCGGTTCGGCACGCCCGAAGGCGCCGACAGCGCGCTCGTGGAGTACCAGACCGCGCTCAAGCTGAATCCAAAGTACCCGGAGGCGCTCACCGGGCTCGGAAAACTCCTGCGCAAGACGGGCAAGAAGGAGGAGGGCACGGCCAAGCTCGAGGACGCGGTCAAGTACGACCCTAAGGATCCGGCGGCGCTCTACGCCCTGGGCCAATCGTACCTGGAGGACAAGCGGTACGACGACGCCGCTAAGGTCTTCCGGAAGGGAACCCTTCTCAAGCAGGGGAGAGCCCTCTTTCTCGCGGGCTTGGCGCTTGCCCTGGAGGGGAAGGGCGACCTGAAGCAGGCGGAAGAAGTATTCATCCGCGCGCGCGAGACCGACCCGAACAACCTGCGCGTCCGCGTCGATCTCGGCGGGTTCTACATGCGGAAGAAGATCCCGGTCCTGGCCGCGCCGGAGTACGGCCGCGCGACCGAGCTGGATCCGAAAAATCCCGAGTACCACTACCTCTACGGCAAGGCGCTCGTCGGGATGAACGAGTTCAACGCGGGTCTCACCGCGTTCATCGCCGCGACGCAGCAGGATTCGACGTACGCGCCCGCGTATCTGGAATCGGGGCGCCTCTTCTATCGCGCGAAGCGATACAAGGAAGCCGCCGATAATTTCAAGGTCTACACCGGCCTCGTGCCCGACGACTACCAGGGCTATCTGGAATCGGGCCGAGCGCTATCCAACAGCCGTGATTCCAACGACAAGGTGGAAGCCGTCATCACCTTGACCAAGGCGAACGAGATGAAGCCCGGCGTTCCCGAGGTCCTGGGGGCGCTTTGCAAGCTCTACGCCGAACAAGGGGAGGCCGGGCGCGACAGCGCGCTCGCGTACTGCGACCAGTACGCCTCCGCCACCGATTCGCTCACCGCCGAGGAGAACCTTCGCGTCGGAACGTTGTTCGTCGCGGCCGGCGATTCCGCCAAGGCATTCGAGCATCTGACCCGGGCTCTCGCGCAGGACTCGACGTTGACCAAGGACGGGAATTTCCAGCTCGGCTTCCTCTACTTCTCGAGGCAGGATTTCGCGTCGGCGGCTCCGTATTTCGAGCGGACGCTCCAGGCCGATTCCGTGTTCGTCCCGGCGCTCTTGAACCTGGCCCTCTCGAGGCTCCAGCTCGGCGACAAGGCGAAGGCGATCGAGATCCTGAGACGCTCTTTGGCGGTGAATCCCAAGGACGTGCGGGCAATGATCTGGATCGGCCAGACGATGCTCACGATGGAGCCGGACTCGCTCCCCGTGGCGCTCGAGACCTACCGCGCGGCGATCGCGGCCGATTCGGCGAACGCCGACGCGTACCGGGGGGCCGGCCTGGCGCTCCTGCTCATGGACAACTGCTCGGAGGCCCTCGGGCTGTTCCAGAAGGCCACCGAGCTGACGCCGGACCACGTGCAGGGCCACATCTGGCTGGGACAGACCTACTCCAAATGCCGCGATCAAAATAAAGCGAAATTCGAGTTCAACAAAGCGCTCGAGATCGACCCGACAAACCGTGAAGCATCGCGGGGACTCGAGATCATTCGAAAATGGGAGGAGCAGCAGCTACAGCGCAAAGGCGCCAAATCGACAGGCGCGGGCGCCAAACCGTCTGGCGCTGGTGCCAGCACTCCGTAG